The [Clostridium] colinum genome includes the window TAGTTGTAAATACTTTTAATTATTGGACTTTATTTGGAAAAATAGTAATTTTAATACTTATACAAATAGGCGGTTTAGGTTTTATGAGCTTATTTACTATAATATTAGTTGTGCTTGGTAAAAAAATAACGTTAAGAGGAAGAATATTAATACAAGAATCTTTTAATTTATCAACTTTTAAAGGTATGGTAATGTTTTTAAAAAAGATTATAAAAGTAACGTTTTTAATAGAGGGTATTGGAGCTTTAATATTATCTATTAAGTTTATACCAGAATATGGCTTTATAAAAGGTATTTTTAAAGGAATATTTCATTCTATATCAGCTTTTTGTAATGCTGGATTTGATATATTAGGCGATAACAGCTTAGTTCCTTATAAGACAGATTATGTTATAAATATAACTATAATGTTATTAATTATATTAGGTGGTTTAGGGTTTACTGTTTTATTAGATATTGGAAAATGGATTAAATATAAAATAGCAAAGTTAAAAAAGAAGAGTGTAGAATTATTTGTAATGTCTGTTCATTCTAAAATAACTATTACTATGACAGTTATATTAATTATATTAGGAGCTATTTTAACATTTGTTATAGAATATAACAACCCTAAAACGTTATTAAATATAAGAATTGATGAAAAAATATTAGCATCAACATTTCAATCTGTTACATTAAGAACAGCAGGATTTGATGCAATAGGACAAGTAGATTTAAACTACGGTTCAAAATTTTTGGCTATAATATTAATGGCAATAGGTGGTTCTCCTGGAGGAACAGCTGGAGGTATAAAAACAGTAACTATAGGTGTTATGGTATTAGCAGTTATATCTGTTATAAAAGGTAAAGACTGTATAACAGCATTTAAAAAGACTATAAGTATATCTACAATGCAAAAAGCATTATCAATTATTATGATGATGATGACACTTATTTTTATTGCTACAATAATTTTGACTATAACAGAAAAAGGCATAGGCACTAAATTTGAATTTATAGATATTTTATATGAAGTAGTTTCAGCTTTAGGAACAGTTGGTTTATCTACAGGTGTTACGTCTAGTTTATCATTTATAGGTAAGATTGTAATAATACTTTGTATGTTTATAGGAAGGCTTGGACCTATAACAATAATATTAGCATTATCATTTAGAAAACCTAACAAAAAAAATGTTATACATTATCCAGAAGAAAAAATAATTGTAGGATAATATTTGGAGGATAAAATGGGAAGAAATAGACAATTTGCAGTTCTTGGTTTAGGAAGATTTGGACAAAGTTTAGTAAAAACTTTAATAGAAAATAATTGTGACGTTTTATGTTGTGATAAAGATATAGAAATAGTAAATGAAATGTCAAAATATGGTTGTCATGCTATACAAGCAGATGTTACAGATGTTCACGTTTTAGACCAATTTGGAATAAATAATTTTGATGTAGTAGTAGTTGCTATTGGTGAAGATATGGAAGGAAGCATATTGGCTACTATGATGGCTAAAGAGTTAGGAGCTAATTTTGTTATAGCTAAAGCTAAAAATGAGATACAAAAATCTATATTAGAAAAAGTAGGGGCAGATAGAGTTGTATTTCCAGAAAGAGATATGGGCGTTAGAATAGCGAATACACTTATAACAACAAACATTATAGATTATATAAATTTATCCGATAAATTTGCAATTGTAGAAATAGAACCACATAAAAATTGGATAGGTAAGTCTATTTTAGATAGTAATATTCGTGCTAAATATGGATTAAATATAGTAGCTATAAAAAGACATAATGACATAATAGTATCACCTTTACCAAATGAGATAATACAAAAAGAAGACATATTAGTAGTAGTAGGTAGAAATGATGTTATTCAAAAAATAAATAATTAATATTTAGGTGAAAAAATTGATTACAAGCGAGAAAAATAAAATAATTAAAGATATAATAAAATTAAAACAAAAAAAGGAAAGAGAAAAAACAGGAAAATTTTATATAGAAGGGGAACGTATTATAGATGAAATACCTTCTAATATAAAGATAGAAAGTTATATTTTTTCTGAAAAATTTTATAATCAAATATTAAATATGGAAAAATATAAAAACTCAGAAAATATAGTAGTATCGGATAATATATTTAAGAAAATTAGTGATACTATAAATCCACAAGGTATAATGGCTATTTGTCATATACCTAAAAATGACCTAAAAAATATAAAAATAAAAGATAATAGCTTTTTTGTTATTTTAGATAGAATATGTGACCCTGGTAATATGGGAACTATTGTAAGAACAGCAGAGGCACTTGGTGTTGATGCTATATTTTTATCTAAAGGGTGTGTAAATTTATATAATGACAAAGTTATAAGAGCTACTATGGGGTCTATTTTTCATATTCCTATTATTGAAAATGAAAATGTATCTATTTTAATAGAATATTTGCAAAATAATAATGTAGATATAGTTTGTACATATTTAGAAGGAGGAGAAGCACCTTACAATATAGATTTTAAAAAGTCAGTAGCTATATTAATTGGTAATGAAGCAAATGGTGTATTAGAAGAATATAAAAATAAGGCTAATAAGCTTATAAAAATACCTATGGTTGGCAATGTAGAATCTATGAATGCGTCTATATCTTCTGCTATTATTTTTTATGAAGTTTTAAGTCAAAGATTAAAGGAGTGATATCTTTGCAAAGAATAGACTGGGATACATATTTTATAGAAATAGCTAAAGTTGTTGCTAAAAGGGCTTCTTGCTTTAGAAGGCAGGTGGGAGCTGTTATAGTAAAAGATAATAGCATTATATCTACTGGATATAATGGTGCTCCTAAAGGTATTTTAGATTGTTTTGAAATTAATAAATGTATTAGAAATGATAAAAATATACCTAGTGGTAAAAATTATGAAGAGTGTATGTCTTTACATGCAGAAAATAATGCTATAACACAATGTGCGTCTAATGGTGTATCTTGTAAAGGAGGCACTATTTATATAACGCATAGTCCTTGTTCTATGTGTTTGAAACAAATAATAAATGCAGGTATAAAACGTATTGTTTCTATAGACAAATATCCAGATGAGCTTAGTGATAAACTTATAAAAATGTCAAATATAGAGTTTGTATTATTTAAAGATAAGGAGTAAAATATGAATAAATTAACAACAACTATTTTTGAAAGAGCATATCAATCTTATTTATGTGGTGGAGATGTTTATACATATAGATTTGAATCTAAATCTTGTTTAATGATGAAAAAATATACAGAAGCAATAAAATATTTAGAGGATAACGGATTAGTTATTGTAAAATTTATGTCAGAAGATAAAGTTAAGTTATCTCTTACAGATAAAGGGATAGAATATGGAAATTCAATGTCAGTATAAAATATATTTTTATTAAAATTCTTATGAGGTAAATCTTATAAGAATTTATTTAATATTTATTTTAAATTTTTAAGGAGGAAAATATGAAGTATATTGAAGAAAATGGTAAAATAATAATGACAGATTTTGAAAGTTTTAATATAGAAGAAATATTAGAATGTGGACAATGTTTTAGATTTGAAAAAATAGAAAATATGCATTATACAATAATTGCAAACAGAAAAGTTTTAAATATTCGACAAATTGATAATAAGGTAGAATTTTATCCTTGTACAAAAGACGATTTTGAAAAAATATGGATAAATTATTTTGATTTACAAACAGACTATAACAAAATAAAAAAACAATTAGAAAATGATGAGATTGTAAAAAAAGCAATAGAATATGCAGATGGTATAAGAATTTTAAATCAAGACTCTTTTGAATGTCTTATATCTTTTATAATATCTCAAAATAACCGTATACCTATGATAAAGCAAGTTATAAAAAATATATCTGAAAAATATGGAGAAAAAGAAGGCGATTATTATATCTTTCCAACAATAGAACAATTAAAAAAAGCAACACCAGAAGAGCTAAAGCTATGTAAAACAGGATTTAGAGATAAATACATATTAGATGCAATACAAAATATAGAAAATGGTGTAGTAAAATTAGAAGAATTATATAATATACCTTCTCAAGATGCTAAAAATGAACTTTTAAAAATAAAAGGTGTTGGAACAAAAGTTGCAGACTGTGTTTTATTATTTTCATTAAAAAAGAATGATGTTTTTCCAACAGATGTTTGGGTAAAACGTGTTATGGAATATTTTTATTTTGATGAAAAAGACACATCAATACAAAAAATACATAATTTTGCTAAAGAAAAATGGGGAGATTTGGCAGGATATGCTCAACAATATTTATTTTATTATGCTAGAAGTGAAAAAATAGGAACAGGCAAAAAATAAAGAAAATAAAAGATAAATAAAGAAAATAAAAGATTATATTATATATAATATTATAAACAAGTTAATTTAGTTAAATATGGATATTGCATAAAATTATATATTAAATTAGTATATAGTTATAGTTAGCACTCCATAAATAGTAGTGCTAATAATTTAATTTAATATAGAGGTATTAAGCATAAATTATATATAAATATACATATAAATATGCTAATACATAAATAATGTTTTGGAGGTAAAAAAATGAATATTAAACCATTATCAGATAGAGTTGTTTTAAAACATTTAGAGGCGGAAGAAAAAACAAAAGGTGGTATTATTTTAACAGCAGGTGCTAAAGAAAAACCTCAAGAAGCAGAAATATTAGCTGTTGGACCTGGAGCTACTGTTGATGGTAAAATTGTACCTATGCAAGTTAAAGTTGGAGATAAAGTTCTTTATTCTAAATATTCTGGAACAGAAGTTAAAGTTGACGGAGAAGAATATATTATAGTTAAAGAAAGTGATATATTAGCAGTTGTTGAATAATTTATAACAGATTATAAAAATATAGTTTTTTAGGAGGATATTTTAAGATGGCAAAAGATATTAAATATGGTGTTGATGCTAGAAAAGCTTTAGAAGCAGGTGTTAATAAACTTGCAGATACAGTAAAAGTTACTTTAGGACCTAAAG containing:
- a CDS encoding deoxycytidylate deaminase, with amino-acid sequence MQRIDWDTYFIEIAKVVAKRASCFRRQVGAVIVKDNSIISTGYNGAPKGILDCFEINKCIRNDKNIPSGKNYEECMSLHAENNAITQCASNGVSCKGGTIYITHSPCSMCLKQIINAGIKRIVSIDKYPDELSDKLIKMSNIEFVLFKDKE
- a CDS encoding TrkH family potassium uptake protein; protein product: MNFKLKGFFRFGPSHIIVFSFFIVMIIGAMLLSLPIASKNGESISFIDAMFTATSAVCVTGLVVVNTFNYWTLFGKIVILILIQIGGLGFMSLFTIILVVLGKKITLRGRILIQESFNLSTFKGMVMFLKKIIKVTFLIEGIGALILSIKFIPEYGFIKGIFKGIFHSISAFCNAGFDILGDNSLVPYKTDYVINITIMLLIILGGLGFTVLLDIGKWIKYKIAKLKKKSVELFVMSVHSKITITMTVILIILGAILTFVIEYNNPKTLLNIRIDEKILASTFQSVTLRTAGFDAIGQVDLNYGSKFLAIILMAIGGSPGGTAGGIKTVTIGVMVLAVISVIKGKDCITAFKKTISISTMQKALSIIMMMMTLIFIATIILTITEKGIGTKFEFIDILYEVVSALGTVGLSTGVTSSLSFIGKIVIILCMFIGRLGPITIILALSFRKPNKKNVIHYPEEKIIVG
- a CDS encoding TrmH family RNA methyltransferase, producing the protein MITSEKNKIIKDIIKLKQKKEREKTGKFYIEGERIIDEIPSNIKIESYIFSEKFYNQILNMEKYKNSENIVVSDNIFKKISDTINPQGIMAICHIPKNDLKNIKIKDNSFFVILDRICDPGNMGTIVRTAEALGVDAIFLSKGCVNLYNDKVIRATMGSIFHIPIIENENVSILIEYLQNNNVDIVCTYLEGGEAPYNIDFKKSVAILIGNEANGVLEEYKNKANKLIKIPMVGNVESMNASISSAIIFYEVLSQRLKE
- a CDS encoding DNA-3-methyladenine glycosylase family protein, with product MKYIEENGKIIMTDFESFNIEEILECGQCFRFEKIENMHYTIIANRKVLNIRQIDNKVEFYPCTKDDFEKIWINYFDLQTDYNKIKKQLENDEIVKKAIEYADGIRILNQDSFECLISFIISQNNRIPMIKQVIKNISEKYGEKEGDYYIFPTIEQLKKATPEELKLCKTGFRDKYILDAIQNIENGVVKLEELYNIPSQDAKNELLKIKGVGTKVADCVLLFSLKKNDVFPTDVWVKRVMEYFYFDEKDTSIQKIHNFAKEKWGDLAGYAQQYLFYYARSEKIGTGKK
- the groES gene encoding co-chaperone GroES, encoding MNIKPLSDRVVLKHLEAEEKTKGGIILTAGAKEKPQEAEILAVGPGATVDGKIVPMQVKVGDKVLYSKYSGTEVKVDGEEYIIVKESDILAVVE
- a CDS encoding potassium channel family protein, which codes for MGRNRQFAVLGLGRFGQSLVKTLIENNCDVLCCDKDIEIVNEMSKYGCHAIQADVTDVHVLDQFGINNFDVVVVAIGEDMEGSILATMMAKELGANFVIAKAKNEIQKSILEKVGADRVVFPERDMGVRIANTLITTNIIDYINLSDKFAIVEIEPHKNWIGKSILDSNIRAKYGLNIVAIKRHNDIIVSPLPNEIIQKEDILVVVGRNDVIQKINN